A region of Polyangiaceae bacterium DNA encodes the following proteins:
- a CDS encoding DUF4476 domain-containing protein, translating to MQATGGTIEIAWGVSAAPTIRMIPPVVQTPAPPPVVPGTFFPPKPQGMKRGSFEALVALLESSGFESDKLRVVETAAQRNHFTVKQVGQILDTLWFNSDRVTVVKKLADRIVDPENAMLLAKHFDFSSDKQKVAAIFAR from the coding sequence GTGCAAGCGACGGGCGGGACCATCGAAATCGCGTGGGGCGTGAGTGCTGCACCGACGATTCGAATGATTCCTCCGGTCGTGCAAACGCCGGCTCCGCCGCCCGTCGTTCCAGGAACGTTTTTCCCACCAAAACCGCAAGGTATGAAGCGTGGGTCATTCGAAGCGCTCGTGGCTTTGCTCGAAAGCTCGGGTTTCGAGTCGGACAAGCTTCGCGTCGTCGAGACGGCGGCGCAGCGAAATCACTTCACCGTCAAGCAGGTGGGGCAAATTCTGGATACGTTGTGGTTCAATTCGGACCGCGTCACGGTCGTGAAAAAGCTTGCCGACCGCATCGTCGACCCCGAAAATGCGATGCTTTTGGCAAAGCATTTCGACTTTTCGTCCGACAAGCAAAAAGTCGCAGCGATTTTTGCCCGCTGA
- a CDS encoding DUF4139 domain-containing protein — protein MTHAELSFSTQSSSDSERIPELEMLALGKTHETTRSITRQITSFSSAQKKFDEQNRHWNRMNQASSQKISEIQQFEQSYTNNLQMLERVQSKTVAIFQGLQTRGTTAHFTAKDPAIVRSDGRSIRLRIGSSRIKAQRQIIAAPEESLNAAITLNLNNKTNQPLLPGSVGRYQDGAFLGMTDIDFVAKDEDFSVFFSVADQVKLTRELDKAQSALVRKERNSMKLSFVTTAKNLSDRKVTLVLAERIPVSENTDIRVSNVRIAPNEKPDVKGIVRWTITLEPREQREFRISYQVEYPPTLVLDVRRKQMRAPAPSPASPASRPAPRKMDFEERLIDIESQF, from the coding sequence TTGACACACGCCGAATTATCGTTTTCCACGCAATCGTCATCGGATAGCGAACGAATTCCCGAGCTGGAAATGTTGGCGCTTGGAAAAACACATGAAACGACGCGGAGCATCACGCGTCAAATTACGTCGTTCAGCAGCGCGCAAAAGAAGTTCGACGAGCAAAATCGACATTGGAATCGGATGAACCAAGCGTCTTCGCAAAAAATTTCCGAAATCCAGCAATTCGAGCAGTCGTATACGAACAATCTACAGATGCTCGAACGTGTGCAAAGCAAGACGGTGGCGATTTTTCAGGGCTTGCAGACGCGCGGCACGACGGCACATTTCACGGCAAAAGACCCGGCCATCGTGCGATCGGATGGCCGTTCGATCAGGCTGCGCATCGGGTCGAGCCGCATCAAGGCACAACGACAAATCATCGCGGCCCCGGAAGAATCGCTCAATGCTGCAATCACATTGAATCTCAACAACAAGACGAACCAGCCTCTTTTACCGGGAAGTGTCGGTCGTTATCAAGATGGCGCATTTCTCGGCATGACCGACATAGATTTCGTCGCAAAAGACGAAGACTTTTCGGTCTTCTTCAGCGTCGCCGATCAGGTCAAACTCACCCGCGAGCTCGACAAAGCCCAAAGCGCGCTCGTGCGAAAAGAGCGCAACAGCATGAAGCTCTCCTTCGTGACGACGGCGAAAAACCTCTCCGATCGCAAAGTCACGCTCGTTCTTGCCGAACGGATACCGGTCTCCGAAAACACCGACATTCGCGTGAGCAACGTAAGAATTGCTCCCAATGAAAAACCGGACGTCAAGGGAATCGTGCGCTGGACCATTACGCTCGAGCCTCGCGAACAGCGCGAATTTCGCATTTCGTACCAAGTCGAATACCCACCGACACTCGTGCTCGACGTGCGTCGCAAACAAATGCGAGCGCCTGCGCCAAGCCCAGCGAGCCCGGCATCCAGACCGGCGCCGAGAAAAATGGACTTCGAAGAGCGGCTCATCGACATCGAATCGCAATTCTGA
- a CDS encoding 2-hydroxychromene-2-carboxylate isomerase, whose translation MKTVSFFFDFSSPFAYLGSTQIEAVARRSGAAVLYKPILLGALFKSIGTPNVPLHAMPPAKSRLTTTDLYRWADHLGVPLKFASRFPMNTVKPLRLVFAAPEDKKASLVHAIYRAYWVLDRDISSDDVLTDIVTSEGFEAEFVQVTSDERYRKALREATDEAERLGLCGVPSFLVGDQLFWGQDRLLFVEKALEGWRPRIG comes from the coding sequence ATGAAAACCGTCTCCTTCTTCTTCGACTTCTCGAGCCCCTTTGCGTACCTCGGGTCGACCCAGATCGAAGCCGTTGCCAGACGCTCGGGCGCCGCCGTCCTCTACAAACCCATCCTGCTCGGAGCTCTCTTCAAATCGATTGGCACTCCAAACGTTCCCCTGCACGCGATGCCCCCGGCAAAGTCGCGCCTGACCACGACGGACCTCTACCGCTGGGCCGATCACCTCGGTGTGCCCTTGAAGTTCGCTTCGCGCTTTCCCATGAACACCGTCAAGCCGTTGCGCCTCGTCTTCGCCGCGCCCGAAGACAAGAAGGCGTCGCTCGTTCACGCCATCTACCGCGCGTATTGGGTCCTCGACCGCGACATCTCGTCCGACGACGTGCTCACGGACATCGTCACGAGCGAAGGGTTCGAGGCAGAGTTTGTCCAGGTAACGTCGGACGAACGCTACCGAAAGGCGCTCAGGGAAGCCACCGACGAGGCCGAACGTTTGGGCCTCTGTGGCGTACCGAGCTTCCTCGTGGGTGATCAGCTCTTCTGGGGTCAAGACAGGCTGCTTTTCGTAGAAAAAGCGCTCGAAGGATGGCGACCTCGCATCGGCTGA
- a CDS encoding type II toxin-antitoxin system RelE/ParE family toxin translates to MRWSPQAADDLEAIRDYIARDSSQYATLVVQRIVGAIDLLATSPQMGRVVPELRNPEVRELLVGAYRVVYRHHRAIVEIVTIFHGSRLFRENDV, encoded by the coding sequence ATTCGTTGGTCGCCGCAAGCCGCTGACGACCTGGAGGCTATTCGCGACTATATCGCGCGAGACTCATCGCAGTACGCAACGCTTGTGGTGCAACGAATTGTCGGAGCGATCGACCTCCTTGCCACCTCCCCACAAATGGGACGTGTCGTGCCTGAATTGCGCAATCCCGAAGTCCGTGAGCTGCTCGTCGGAGCATATCGTGTCGTGTACCGCCATCATCGGGCTATCGTCGAAATAGTGACGATTTTTCACGGCTCGCGATTGTTCCGCGAGAACGACGTCTGA
- a CDS encoding type II secretion system protein, with protein sequence MRSFTHHDRRRGFTLVELMIVVAIIGVLAALAIFGISRYLQSAKSAEAKQTVGRIARSAAESYMRETVSSEIIPLGNNSTTTVHQLCDDAIPVPAIVPAAKKYVPNNATGSDFATGTGTKGWLCLRFELHDPTYFQYDYQRDSTSYCGTYGCAAAGQTPNFEAAAIGDLDGDGNFSAFILNGEIDAASAQLNRATVVHIANEGE encoded by the coding sequence ATGCGCTCGTTCACCCACCATGACCGCCGCCGCGGGTTCACGCTCGTCGAGCTCATGATTGTTGTCGCCATCATTGGCGTTCTCGCAGCTCTCGCCATTTTCGGCATCAGTCGATACTTGCAAAGTGCAAAATCAGCCGAAGCGAAACAGACCGTCGGACGCATTGCTCGATCGGCCGCGGAATCGTACATGCGAGAAACCGTGAGCTCGGAAATCATACCGCTTGGCAACAACTCGACGACGACGGTTCACCAGTTGTGCGACGACGCTATCCCCGTACCGGCGATCGTTCCCGCTGCGAAGAAGTACGTGCCGAACAATGCAACAGGATCGGACTTCGCTACGGGCACGGGCACCAAGGGTTGGTTGTGTCTCCGGTTCGAATTGCACGACCCAACGTACTTTCAATACGATTACCAGCGCGATTCGACGTCCTATTGCGGCACCTATGGCTGCGCCGCAGCAGGCCAGACGCCCAATTTCGAGGCTGCGGCGATTGGTGATTTGGACGGCGACGGGAATTTTTCAGCCTTCATCTTGAATGGCGAAATCGACGCCGCCAGCGCGCAGCTCAATCGAGCTACGGTCGTTCACATCGCGAACGAAGGCGAATGA